ATGGTCCTGAAACCACGTGTAACTCTCCTGGAACATTTCATCGTTGGAGTAACGTGGCCTCCACCCCATGGCCAACAACGGGGAGACATCGAAATGAAAGGGCTTGTGATAGGTCAAATAGTGCCATGGCGCCAGAGGGGAGAGACGCAAGGCATCCAGAATGCCCAGTGTGGCAATGGTCAACCCTGCCGGCAAGGCGCGCACCCGGGATGTCGTCCCGGCAAAACGGATCAAACTCTCCAGCCCCTCCCGCAGGGTACCAAAACGATCCGTCCCAACGTTGTAGATACCGGTACGTCCGGCATCGAGGGCGATCATGTAAAAATCCATCAGGTCATGGGCATGGACAAACTGAAACAAACCCCGCCCATCGCCAATGGTATAGACATCACGCCCTTCCCGAATCCACTCGAAAAGAATCTGGAAAATGCCCAATCGCCCATCGCCCAGAATGGTGCGGGGACGAATGACGATCAATGGCAAACCATGGTCCCGGCACACCTGCTGCACAGCCTGTTCCCCCGCCAGTTTGGCACGGCCATAAATTTCAACCGGTTTCAGGGACGTCGCCGCCGTGATGGGCAATTGTTGCGGATTGCCATACAAGGCACTGGAACTCATGTGGATAAAGGCCTTGACCCCGGCCTTCGCCGCCATGGCCGCGGCCAGTCGGCTTCCCTCGGTGTTGACCTGACGGAAACGATCCCCGGATTTGGTCAGG
This portion of the Magnetococcales bacterium genome encodes:
- a CDS encoding NAD-dependent epimerase/dehydratase family protein, with protein sequence MRHLITGGSGFLGNLIARRLLARGEQVRILDIWEDATRPREIEFVKCDILDQAGVAEAMRGMDVVHHNVALVPLTKSGDRFRQVNTEGSRLAAAMAAKAGVKAFIHMSSSALYGNPQQLPITAATSLKPVEIYGRAKLAGEQAVQQVCRDHGLPLIVIRPRTILGDGRLGIFQILFEWIREGRDVYTIGDGRGLFQFVHAHDLMDFYMIALDAGRTGIYNVGTDRFGTLREGLESLIRFAGTTSRVRALPAGLTIATLGILDALRLSPLAPWHYLTYHKPFHFDVSPLLAMGWRPRYSNDEMFQESYTWFQDHYDRLMAEKAGGAHRRPVKEAVLRVVKWLS